The Chryseobacterium nakagawai genome has a segment encoding these proteins:
- a CDS encoding histone H1 — MKELIEKINAEFEAFTTEANQQAEKGNKAAGTRARKSALELSKLFKDFRKVSVEESKK, encoded by the coding sequence ATGAAAGAACTAATTGAAAAAATCAACGCAGAATTTGAAGCGTTCACAACTGAGGCAAACCAACAAGCGGAAAAAGGAAACAAAGCAGCTGGTACAAGAGCTCGTAAATCAGCTTTAGAACTAAGCAAATTGTTTAAGGATTTCAGAAAAGTTTCTGTAGAAGAATCTAAGAAGTAA
- a CDS encoding aminotransferase-like domain-containing protein: MMKTYKYEAFTTIIEEQIRNGILQAGEKLPSIREIKERYTLSTSSVQSGFEYLMIKDLIESRPRSGYFVADKREENIPEARAKLPSVVRDEEFMKNIRLTSKRISESSSFNTAVPGDLLIPQKLILRTMQEVIREKGASLLRYYPSNGLEALRKQIAKQMAMYGCSFNPDELIITDGALQALTIALSSVTRAGDVVAVDSPCVFSILEVIANLDLKVIEIPVHYRSGFDTEYFRNVCTENEIKALIVTPNFHNPTGILMSDRTKKDVLEIAESHHICIIENDMYSDLYFEEKRPSSIKSFDEKGWVITYSSFSKTLAPGIRLGWLYAGPFYAKAERAKFALGRSVSPIYQELILKFLQKNSYERHLRSFRKKLNQQATQLLEVLRKSFPEGAYFHRPQGGYSIWAQMPENMDMKKFYKYCESKNILFTPGSTFFLTDKYDHHFRVVFAERITPESLHLLNRTGMKACEFILNGN, encoded by the coding sequence ATGATGAAAACTTATAAATACGAAGCTTTTACAACGATTATTGAAGAACAGATTCGTAACGGAATTTTACAGGCTGGTGAAAAGCTACCCTCCATTCGGGAAATAAAAGAAAGATATACTCTGAGTACAAGTTCAGTACAGAGCGGTTTCGAATATTTAATGATTAAAGATTTGATTGAAAGTCGTCCACGCTCAGGATATTTTGTAGCTGATAAAAGAGAAGAGAATATTCCAGAAGCCAGAGCAAAGCTTCCTTCTGTTGTTCGGGATGAGGAATTTATGAAGAATATACGGCTTACTTCCAAAAGAATTTCAGAATCAAGTTCCTTTAATACAGCAGTTCCTGGTGATCTCTTGATTCCTCAAAAACTGATTCTAAGAACCATGCAGGAAGTGATCCGGGAAAAAGGAGCTTCTCTGCTGAGATATTATCCTTCCAATGGGCTTGAAGCATTGAGAAAGCAGATTGCAAAGCAAATGGCAATGTATGGCTGTTCCTTCAATCCTGATGAACTGATTATTACAGACGGTGCTTTGCAGGCGCTTACGATTGCATTAAGTTCTGTAACCAGGGCAGGTGATGTTGTTGCAGTAGATAGTCCGTGTGTATTTTCCATTTTGGAAGTTATTGCCAATCTGGATTTGAAGGTTATTGAAATCCCTGTTCATTACCGAAGTGGCTTTGATACTGAATATTTTCGAAATGTGTGCACTGAAAATGAGATCAAGGCTCTTATTGTTACCCCTAATTTTCATAATCCAACCGGAATCCTGATGAGTGATAGAACCAAAAAGGATGTCTTGGAAATAGCAGAAAGCCATCACATATGCATTATTGAAAATGATATGTATTCTGATCTTTATTTTGAAGAAAAAAGACCATCCAGCATTAAAAGCTTTGATGAAAAAGGATGGGTAATAACCTATTCTTCATTTTCAAAAACTCTGGCTCCCGGAATTCGTTTAGGTTGGCTGTATGCTGGACCATTTTATGCCAAGGCAGAAAGAGCAAAGTTTGCACTGGGCCGATCAGTATCTCCTATTTATCAGGAATTGATCCTTAAGTTTTTACAGAAAAATAGCTATGAAAGACATTTACGGTCATTCCGTAAAAAGCTCAATCAACAGGCTACCCAGTTACTTGAAGTCCTGAGAAAGTCATTTCCGGAAGGGGCTTATTTCCATAGACCTCAAGGTGGATACAGTATTTGGGCACAAATGCCGGAAAATATGGACATGAAGAAATTTTATAAGTATTGTGAATCAAAGAACATTTTATTTACACCTGGAAGCACATTTTTCCTTACAGATAAATACGACCATCACTTCAGAGTTGTTTTTGCAGAAAGAATAACTCCTGAAAGTCTTCATCTATTAAATAGAACGGGAATGAAAGCTTGTGAATTTATTTTAAATGGAAACTAA
- a CDS encoding peptidoglycan-binding domain-containing protein, whose translation MAKLTITGNTQPIVGNTEAYSLSVFDNLMSSNSFSFPPLKVQWNIHVKDQKGWRITHGNVKDGEQITYKFTHKSLKYKALKIEVTRGKDKGELYIQPQPAEEPKILRVDLLDINSQRLQKGKLLYYTDTLIAKAHCVGMFGHKVSFTLWEDDAIGEGHDPVINMMNRINPVPLVGEVDHEGIAKVIFRLPSYTMAVQIANAQVARGDQNEGKTHEYYVTAEMASKHILKASPNVNVANPTHVPEPPKKQKPKETLLAHRKPPVAPEKKDTKPAKPKPKENTPKFPQTPAAWKQADPEGKIISVEFTDATGKPLKNAKTGDVVSIKISTRNMSGKNVKVRIWEEDFSRYSNDLVYEVSAKLAYNTTNFINGVVLTKDMYTKSYEWGEGNEREYFIEVEHLNTSVTSQVIPVSPDAEPVKVEANDSPSIIKGAKLETKNCGGKYCIDKNSPPSELIREINIRLAGFGGNVPTDKFTDRTEKMIKQFQRDYMKVPETGKVCGSVLKAIDEFSNKYSIPFKRIKCKCGKCSGFGNGKYFEQAQKNNISEKYRKYEYPGIHRSIYWATKAIMHYFATLESALGYKIGDISSGYRCQEDNVINKRGTTNHMGKALDLHVYKTNDNKRANGKDRGAKEGRSLFSKYSNARINWTTKNEFSLEPANIAPTWIHVDVREFELIYLKDQFFVSSAQTAEGGNIISIAMKFSNNMCSCGGDFSSDHKEQKIEHIDKEFGIEDAREALKYINDNFGRERAVVIEKMYRLETSHFTSLQYKETGTPGMEAHGEAPYYGWNSKYWEKNPEYIPMGLTGIKEGIGIGYNKQDTKNNKQFIVFPSVKAGMLYLNAYIDRYNGNYARWYSTSEEGQKKYIESLKGIKPHIVNNF comes from the coding sequence ATGGCAAAATTGACTATTACAGGCAATACCCAACCTATTGTTGGAAATACGGAGGCATATTCACTTTCAGTCTTTGATAATCTGATGTCTTCCAATTCTTTTTCTTTTCCACCACTCAAAGTACAATGGAATATTCATGTAAAGGATCAGAAAGGATGGCGGATTACTCATGGGAATGTCAAAGATGGAGAACAAATAACCTATAAATTCACCCATAAAAGCTTAAAATACAAAGCTTTAAAAATTGAAGTGACAAGAGGGAAGGACAAAGGTGAATTGTATATACAACCACAGCCGGCTGAAGAACCCAAAATACTCCGTGTAGATCTATTAGATATTAATTCTCAGCGACTGCAGAAAGGAAAACTACTTTATTATACAGATACTTTAATTGCTAAGGCCCATTGTGTGGGAATGTTCGGACATAAAGTATCTTTTACTTTATGGGAAGACGATGCAATAGGTGAGGGGCATGATCCGGTTATTAATATGATGAACAGGATCAATCCGGTGCCTCTTGTTGGGGAAGTGGATCATGAAGGGATTGCTAAAGTCATTTTCAGGTTACCCAGCTATACCATGGCTGTACAGATCGCTAATGCCCAGGTGGCCAGGGGAGATCAAAATGAAGGGAAAACCCATGAGTATTATGTGACGGCAGAAATGGCTTCCAAACATATTCTGAAGGCCAGTCCCAATGTAAATGTGGCTAATCCCACTCATGTTCCTGAGCCTCCTAAAAAGCAAAAGCCCAAAGAAACGCTTCTCGCTCACAGAAAACCTCCGGTGGCTCCTGAAAAGAAAGACACAAAGCCTGCTAAACCCAAACCTAAAGAGAATACTCCAAAGTTTCCGCAAACTCCGGCGGCCTGGAAACAGGCCGATCCTGAAGGAAAGATTATAAGTGTGGAATTTACAGATGCTACAGGAAAGCCTTTGAAAAATGCTAAAACTGGCGATGTTGTATCTATTAAGATCAGCACCCGGAATATGAGTGGGAAAAATGTAAAGGTAAGGATCTGGGAAGAAGATTTCTCACGCTATAGCAATGATCTGGTATATGAAGTATCCGCAAAGCTGGCTTACAATACGACAAACTTTATCAATGGGGTTGTCTTAACAAAAGATATGTATACCAAAAGCTACGAATGGGGTGAAGGGAACGAACGGGAATATTTTATAGAAGTTGAGCACTTGAATACCTCTGTAACCTCTCAGGTGATTCCGGTAAGCCCGGATGCTGAACCGGTGAAAGTGGAGGCTAATGATTCTCCCTCGATTATTAAAGGAGCAAAATTAGAAACTAAAAATTGTGGTGGTAAATATTGTATTGACAAAAACTCCCCTCCAAGCGAACTTATAAGAGAAATTAATATTCGTTTAGCCGGTTTTGGAGGCAATGTCCCAACAGATAAATTTACGGACAGAACCGAAAAAATGATTAAACAGTTTCAGAGAGATTATATGAAAGTTCCTGAAACTGGAAAAGTTTGTGGAAGTGTTTTAAAGGCAATTGATGAGTTTTCAAATAAATATTCAATTCCTTTTAAGCGCATTAAATGTAAATGTGGTAAATGTTCTGGTTTTGGAAATGGAAAATATTTTGAGCAGGCACAAAAAAATAATATTTCTGAAAAATATAGGAAATATGAGTATCCAGGAATACACCGTTCAATATATTGGGCAACTAAAGCAATCATGCATTATTTTGCAACGTTAGAAAGTGCATTGGGATATAAAATAGGTGACATTTCTTCAGGATATAGATGCCAAGAAGATAATGTTATTAATAAACGGGGTACAACTAATCATATGGGAAAGGCATTAGATTTACACGTATATAAAACAAACGATAATAAACGAGCAAATGGAAAAGACAGGGGAGCGAAAGAAGGTAGAAGCCTTTTTTCAAAATATTCAAACGCTAGAATAAATTGGACTACCAAAAATGAATTTTCATTAGAACCAGCTAATATTGCTCCCACTTGGATACATGTTGATGTTCGGGAGTTTGAATTAATTTACTTAAAAGATCAATTTTTTGTAAGCTCTGCCCAAACAGCAGAAGGAGGTAATATTATTTCTATTGCAATGAAATTCAGTAATAATATGTGTAGTTGTGGGGGTGATTTTTCATCTGACCATAAAGAACAAAAAATAGAGCATATAGATAAAGAATTTGGTATTGAAGATGCTAGAGAAGCATTAAAATACATCAATGATAATTTCGGACGAGAAAGAGCTGTTGTTATTGAGAAAATGTATCGGCTCGAAACATCACATTTTACATCTTTACAATATAAGGAGACAGGTACACCTGGAATGGAAGCCCATGGAGAAGCTCCTTATTATGGATGGAATTCTAAGTACTGGGAAAAGAATCCAGAGTATATTCCAATGGGATTAACTGGAATTAAAGAAGGGATAGGAATTGGCTACAATAAACAAGATACAAAAAATAATAAACAATTTATTGTTTTTCCATCTGTTAAAGCAGGTATGCTATATTTAAACGCTTATATAGACAGGTACAATGGAAATTATGCCAGATGGTATAGCACTTCTGAAGAGGGGCAGAAAAAGTATATAGAGTCACTAAAAGGAATAAAACCACACATAGTAAATAATTTTTAA
- a CDS encoding helix-turn-helix domain-containing protein, whose product MSDQLETIKDYYKRTRRNILEISDADLETGKTHFNIIPRKYCSFKSPYNRRDYYKICFIIGKGTAYYGTHTLYVDRPALFFPSPNIPYTWECEDDFQEGFSCLFNQEFFNVNSEFNLFKKTSLFKEWSKPFIFLDEEQIQLATMYFEQMYKLNHSTYPFRCNGIKSNLASVLHLALENRVEDVSLNDLPANVRLYRLFDELLNKQFPLDSPAYPLALKTASAFADHLNVHVNHLNSSVKSVTSLTTTQIIKEKIFEESKNLLKYTNWDIAQVGYTLGFEQPSHFNNFFKKYAETSPLKFKNSF is encoded by the coding sequence ATGAGTGATCAACTGGAAACCATAAAAGACTACTACAAACGTACCCGTAGAAATATTCTCGAAATATCTGATGCAGATCTTGAGACCGGAAAAACCCATTTCAACATCATTCCGAGAAAATATTGCAGTTTTAAAAGCCCTTATAACCGACGTGATTATTACAAAATATGCTTTATCATAGGAAAAGGAACGGCCTATTATGGAACCCACACCCTATATGTTGACCGCCCGGCTCTATTTTTTCCATCACCCAATATTCCTTATACATGGGAATGTGAAGATGATTTTCAGGAAGGGTTTTCCTGTTTATTCAATCAGGAATTTTTTAATGTAAATTCAGAATTTAACTTGTTTAAAAAGACATCGTTATTTAAAGAATGGAGCAAACCGTTTATATTCCTGGATGAGGAACAGATCCAACTGGCTACCATGTATTTTGAGCAGATGTACAAACTGAACCATTCTACCTATCCTTTTCGCTGCAATGGTATTAAAAGTAACCTTGCCTCTGTTTTGCACCTTGCCCTGGAAAACCGTGTGGAGGATGTAAGTCTTAATGACCTTCCTGCCAATGTCCGACTGTACAGATTGTTTGATGAGCTCCTGAACAAACAGTTCCCTTTAGATTCTCCAGCCTACCCTTTAGCTTTAAAAACGGCTTCTGCTTTCGCAGATCATCTGAATGTACATGTCAACCATTTGAACTCATCTGTAAAATCGGTTACAAGCCTCACGACCACGCAAATTATAAAAGAAAAAATATTTGAGGAATCTAAAAATCTTCTGAAATACACGAACTGGGATATTGCCCAAGTTGGTTATACCCTTGGTTTTGAGCAGCCATCCCATTTTAATAATTTCTTTAAAAAGTATGCAGAGACTTCGCCATTAAAATTCAAGAACTCTTTTTAA
- a CDS encoding M1 family aminopeptidase, which yields MDFYITFEKNDLIHVQKIFFLTFILPLFAFSQNKISYKVYYNENLAKNGLKVQVDYKLKKASDTLSFYYANESWGEKDLFKNLAIVKQENPDITFETIPESNTIKLQKKKGTEFSLIYHVKQDFTDPNYKIFNRPRINNTFFHVLGKNLFMVPFSFTKTSDEVEFEFSVEWINFPEKFKLHNNFASQLHKQKIKTTLWDGFYNSLFIGGDYRFYNFKVHDKPIYFALRGEWNNGFTDDFLFSNLKKAVQSQRDFWQDYDQDYFTITMTPTVSQKDSLYKGYSTTGSAIKNAFMIQGTNNPFNNKNSYLYLFHHELMHEWIGNKIQNKHEELNYWFSEGFTDYYTYKNRLRIKDISMEEWQKLFNTEIIKSHWKNPEKNIPNYKIKDDFWKSRNIEKVPYRRGAIFAFWLDNQIMLKTNYQKSLDDLMRELLKTCTEKSVKFTDELFLDLVQKYLEQDISYFFQKHIIGGEDIDLKKEKWIDGFSFPTTDTIPQLEVDKSKNIKYMTK from the coding sequence TTGGATTTTTATATTACATTTGAGAAAAACGACTTAATCCATGTTCAGAAAATATTTTTCCTAACGTTTATATTGCCATTATTTGCCTTTTCACAAAACAAGATTAGCTATAAAGTTTATTATAATGAAAACCTTGCAAAGAACGGTTTAAAAGTACAGGTAGATTATAAGCTGAAAAAAGCCTCTGATACTTTATCCTTTTACTACGCTAATGAAAGCTGGGGCGAAAAAGACCTTTTTAAAAACCTGGCAATAGTAAAGCAAGAAAACCCTGATATTACTTTTGAAACTATTCCTGAAAGCAATACGATTAAGCTCCAAAAGAAAAAAGGAACTGAATTTTCCCTAATTTATCACGTCAAGCAAGATTTTACAGATCCTAATTATAAGATATTCAACCGCCCGAGAATCAATAACACATTCTTTCATGTTTTAGGAAAGAATCTTTTCATGGTTCCATTCTCTTTCACGAAAACGTCTGATGAGGTAGAATTTGAATTCTCTGTTGAATGGATCAATTTTCCGGAAAAGTTTAAACTTCATAATAATTTCGCCTCTCAACTTCACAAACAGAAAATCAAAACAACTCTTTGGGATGGCTTTTATAACTCTCTTTTTATAGGTGGTGATTACAGGTTTTACAATTTTAAAGTACATGATAAACCTATTTATTTTGCCTTGAGGGGCGAATGGAACAACGGTTTTACAGATGATTTTTTATTTTCCAATCTTAAGAAAGCCGTACAATCTCAAAGGGATTTCTGGCAAGATTACGATCAGGATTATTTTACCATTACCATGACTCCCACTGTTTCCCAAAAAGACAGCCTGTATAAAGGATACAGTACTACAGGTTCTGCTATTAAAAATGCATTTATGATCCAGGGAACCAATAATCCTTTCAATAACAAGAATTCATACCTGTACCTTTTTCATCATGAATTAATGCATGAATGGATTGGAAATAAAATTCAAAATAAGCATGAAGAGCTCAATTATTGGTTCAGTGAAGGTTTTACTGATTATTATACCTACAAAAACAGATTGAGAATAAAAGATATCTCAATGGAGGAATGGCAAAAGCTTTTTAACACCGAAATCATTAAAAGTCATTGGAAGAATCCTGAAAAAAACATTCCTAATTACAAAATAAAAGATGACTTCTGGAAAAGCAGAAATATAGAAAAGGTTCCCTATAGACGAGGGGCTATTTTTGCCTTCTGGCTGGATAATCAAATTATGTTGAAAACCAATTACCAAAAATCTCTAGACGACCTGATGCGGGAGCTTCTGAAAACCTGTACTGAGAAAAGTGTAAAGTTTACGGATGAGCTTTTCCTTGATCTTGTTCAGAAATATCTGGAACAGGATATCTCTTATTTCTTTCAGAAACATATAATAGGCGGTGAAGATATTGATCTTAAGAAAGAAAAATGGATAGATGGCTTTTCTTTTCCTACAACGGATACAATTCCCCAATTGGAAGTTGATAAGAGTAAGAATATCAAATATATGACTAAATAA
- a CDS encoding M28 family peptidase: MRINRFFAVPAVMLAAQFSWAQVKVDPKENLNPIIKSIVDEVNNNSQLEGMAYELLDGIGPRLVGTPEMLAANEWSAEKLRSWGIDANLQQFGTWKGWQRGTTHVDMVFPRTKSLTATQLAWSPATKKAVEAEVIILPRVSSKAEFDKWLPAVKGKIVLMAQYQKIGRSDEQIKEFATPELYEKLKAEKDQATKDFAAYVKNIGYDNNTLPQALENAGAAGIAISNWTGIMGANRIFGAKTSKIPMIDIDVEDYGMLYRMAEKGAQPKIKIDAQSKVLPDAKSFNTIGMIKGKEKPDEYVILSAHLDSWDGAQGATDNGTGTLTMLETMRILKKYYPNNKRTIVIGLWGSEEQGLNGSRGFVVDNPQIIKGTQAAFNQDNGTGRVINISGQGFVKAYDYIGKWLDGVPKAVRNHIKTDFPGMPGGGGSDHASFVAAGVPGFSLSSLNWGYFGYTWHTTKDTYDKIVFDEVKNNVILTAALAYMASEDPEFTNREKRVMPKDDKGNLVQWPEVKEPKRSSKDYK; encoded by the coding sequence ATGAGGATAAATAGATTTTTTGCAGTACCGGCTGTCATGTTGGCTGCTCAATTTTCATGGGCTCAGGTAAAGGTAGACCCAAAAGAAAACCTTAACCCAATCATAAAAAGCATTGTAGATGAAGTGAATAACAATTCCCAGCTTGAAGGGATGGCGTATGAGCTTCTGGATGGGATAGGACCACGTCTTGTGGGAACTCCGGAAATGCTTGCTGCTAATGAGTGGAGCGCTGAAAAGCTACGCTCATGGGGAATTGATGCCAACCTTCAGCAGTTTGGAACCTGGAAAGGGTGGCAGAGAGGAACTACCCATGTTGATATGGTGTTTCCAAGAACTAAATCTTTGACAGCTACTCAGCTGGCGTGGAGCCCTGCTACTAAAAAAGCAGTTGAAGCAGAGGTAATCATTCTTCCAAGAGTGTCTTCTAAGGCAGAATTTGACAAATGGCTTCCCGCTGTAAAAGGAAAGATTGTGCTGATGGCCCAATATCAGAAGATAGGACGTTCTGATGAGCAGATCAAGGAGTTTGCAACCCCGGAACTTTATGAAAAACTTAAGGCAGAAAAAGATCAGGCAACCAAGGACTTTGCAGCTTATGTAAAGAACATTGGATATGATAATAATACTCTTCCTCAAGCATTAGAAAATGCAGGTGCGGCTGGAATTGCCATTTCAAACTGGACCGGGATTATGGGTGCAAACAGGATCTTCGGAGCCAAAACATCCAAAATTCCAATGATTGATATTGATGTGGAAGATTATGGGATGCTTTACAGAATGGCAGAGAAAGGAGCTCAGCCTAAAATTAAAATAGATGCTCAGTCGAAAGTTCTTCCCGATGCGAAAAGCTTTAATACCATCGGTATGATTAAAGGGAAAGAAAAACCGGATGAGTATGTCATTTTATCTGCTCACCTTGATTCTTGGGATGGAGCTCAGGGAGCCACAGACAACGGAACAGGAACACTGACGATGCTGGAAACCATGAGAATTCTTAAAAAATATTATCCTAATAATAAAAGAACAATTGTGATCGGACTTTGGGGAAGCGAAGAACAAGGATTGAATGGTTCAAGAGGCTTTGTAGTAGATAATCCTCAGATTATAAAAGGAACACAGGCTGCATTTAATCAGGATAATGGTACCGGACGTGTCATCAATATCAGTGGCCAGGGATTTGTGAAAGCTTATGATTATATCGGAAAATGGCTTGATGGTGTTCCAAAAGCAGTAAGAAACCACATTAAGACTGATTTCCCTGGAATGCCTGGCGGTGGTGGATCAGACCATGCTTCATTCGTGGCAGCTGGAGTACCTGGATTTTCGCTAAGTTCCTTGAATTGGGGCTATTTCGGATATACATGGCATACGACAAAAGATACCTATGACAAAATCGTTTTTGATGAGGTGAAGAATAATGTGATCTTAACAGCAGCATTAGCTTATATGGCTTCTGAAGATCCTGAATTCACCAATAGAGAAAAAAGAGTAATGCCTAAAGATGATAAAGGAAACCTGGTACAATGGCCGGAAGTAAAAGAACCTAAAAGAAGTTCTAAAGATTATAAATAA
- a CDS encoding carboxypeptidase-like regulatory domain-containing protein, with translation MMKHSYLLFILFFNLFSAQKLQVVDSENGKPIPNARVLLHNQIVYTNEEGFAPVDQSSVNFEISASGFQKAIIQEFYSPIKLKRGYKKIDEVKLIKVDLKDIFEDVASHYKKRYYNEPSLYDVTYKEKRSDNNQIHFLVIAETKLWSKTNFYNHNKSFDNNLQMQLNNVKYFKDLKSDSMFVKGIKKFSDEYMGNYFFNFELNRALAHVKNKASKYSGWIFFEQGNEQFITFNIKSGLGIEMKGELKYNKADKVITYFEIHYLQDQYPMVKRRTGAGEEFDYQLGNAMLVFDFYKKEGIYVPAMSKIEGNKFVAYYKGVKHERKISRELIYNTFKKSDEKGLTPRVDFAKDIWDNTLVKENKNNTILLTTEEQAFINKKLPDFESK, from the coding sequence ATGATGAAACATTCTTATTTACTGTTTATTCTGTTTTTTAATCTTTTTTCAGCCCAAAAGCTTCAGGTTGTAGATTCTGAAAATGGAAAACCGATTCCTAATGCAAGAGTTCTTTTGCATAATCAAATTGTTTATACTAATGAAGAGGGTTTTGCGCCCGTAGATCAAAGCTCGGTAAACTTTGAAATTTCAGCATCGGGATTTCAAAAAGCAATAATTCAAGAATTTTACTCTCCCATAAAGCTAAAAAGAGGGTATAAAAAGATTGATGAAGTAAAACTGATAAAAGTAGATTTGAAAGATATCTTTGAAGATGTTGCCAGCCATTACAAAAAAAGATACTATAATGAACCTTCCCTTTATGATGTTACTTATAAAGAAAAAAGGAGTGATAATAACCAGATTCATTTTTTAGTTATTGCAGAAACAAAGTTATGGAGTAAAACTAATTTTTATAATCACAACAAATCTTTTGATAATAATCTCCAAATGCAGCTGAATAATGTAAAATACTTTAAAGATCTAAAATCAGACAGCATGTTTGTAAAGGGAATCAAGAAATTCTCTGATGAATATATGGGAAATTATTTCTTTAATTTTGAGTTAAACAGGGCTTTGGCCCATGTAAAAAATAAGGCATCTAAATATTCCGGATGGATATTTTTCGAACAAGGTAACGAGCAATTCATCACATTTAACATTAAGTCAGGATTAGGGATTGAGATGAAAGGAGAATTGAAATATAATAAGGCTGATAAGGTGATTACTTATTTTGAAATTCATTATTTGCAGGACCAATATCCAATGGTTAAAAGAAGAACTGGAGCAGGAGAAGAGTTTGATTATCAGTTAGGAAATGCAATGCTCGTTTTTGATTTTTACAAAAAAGAAGGAATATATGTTCCTGCTATGAGCAAGATTGAAGGTAATAAATTTGTTGCTTATTATAAAGGGGTTAAACATGAGCGGAAAATCAGCAGAGAACTTATTTACAATACTTTTAAGAAATCAGATGAAAAAGGACTAACTCCTAGAGTAGATTTTGCTAAAGACATTTGGGATAATACTTTGGTAAAAGAAAATAAAAATAATACAATTTTATTGACCACCGAGGAACAGGCTTTTATCAACAAAAAGCTACCGGATTTCGAATCAAAATAG
- a CDS encoding DUF4280 domain-containing protein, whose translation MSENLSTHNGKHFVIQKGKASCNQGDVFPQFKVNSHQKHYWNQQDVTADYLAVTEEDIHFNPAGPSFGKCRLKPTSGGYLPCAYVPAGKWQKTYEKVNIMGKSCLSEISELMCSTGGMITVKEHGQTSTMNRQGITLADPQSYHLINPFMDLKESQAELEEPDPIYE comes from the coding sequence ATGTCAGAAAATTTATCAACACACAACGGAAAGCATTTTGTCATCCAAAAAGGCAAAGCCAGCTGCAATCAGGGAGATGTGTTCCCTCAGTTTAAGGTAAATTCCCATCAAAAGCATTATTGGAACCAACAAGACGTTACAGCAGATTATCTTGCGGTAACAGAAGAAGATATACACTTCAATCCTGCCGGGCCAAGCTTCGGAAAATGCAGATTAAAACCCACATCTGGCGGATATTTACCCTGTGCGTATGTCCCTGCCGGAAAATGGCAAAAGACTTATGAAAAGGTAAATATTATGGGGAAAAGCTGCCTTTCTGAAATCTCCGAACTGATGTGCAGTACTGGAGGAATGATTACTGTGAAGGAACATGGCCAGACTTCTACTATGAACAGGCAAGGTATAACACTTGCTGATCCCCAAAGTTACCATCTTATTAATCCGTTTATGGATTTAAAAGAATCTCAGGCAGAACTGGAAGAACCCGATCCGATTTATGAATAA